The DNA window CAGTGCCTGCTGGAGAAGAATGGCGACGCGCTGAACATCGCGGTGGCGGATGATGCCTCCCGTGAGGTCCAATCGCCCAAGAACTTCTCGTTCCAGATTGGCGTGAAGCCGAAGACGCTGGAGCAGTCCATCAACGTCGCGGCCGGCGTGCAGAAGAACATCGTCAAGAAGTGGGGCATCACGGAGACGGCCTAGCCCCGCCGCCAGAAACACACCATGCCCTCATTCAAGCTCGCACGGGTCCGGTGGCACGTCGGCCAGACGCTGCTCCCGGAACACTTCGAGGCCCAGGAAGCGGCCCTGGAGGCCGAAGTCCGCCTCCACGCCTCGTTGTCCGGCACGCCGGGGTTCGGCGTGGCCGCCATGGCCTGGAGCGAGCCGCTGCTGGTCGGTGGCAGCCTGTCCATCTCCACGTTGACGGCCGTGACACCGGCCGGCTTCGTGGTGGATGTGCCAGGCAACGCGGTGCTCCCGCCCTTCTCTCTGGAAGGGACGGGGCGCGCCGAGGTCACCGTCTATCTGCACGTGATGGGGGACACGACGAGCGCGGAGGGCGTGCGGCTGTACACGGAGGACCCGCCGATGTTGGAGCGAGTCCTCCGTCGGCTGCGCCTCTCCGCGGAGCCGGTCCTGGATGGAGCCATCGACACGCTCCCCCTGGCCCTGTTCCATCGCGACACCGAGGGGCTCTGGATGCTGGCGGAGGAGCTGGTTCCTCCGCTGCTCCTGGTAGGCCCCCACCCTTTCCTCGGCGCGCTCCTGTCGCGGCTGGACTCGCTCCTGGAGCAGGCCCGGCTGCAGCTCATCGCGCGCCTGTCCGACAGCTACCTGCGCACGGACCGACTCACCAACGCCCGCCGCGCGCTGTGCGAGGTGCAGCGGCTGCAAGCGATGCGCTCGGACATGCAGCGCCACATCTCGCCACACCCCTACGCCTTC is part of the Myxococcus landrumus genome and encodes:
- the tssK gene encoding type VI secretion system baseplate subunit TssK, with product MPSFKLARVRWHVGQTLLPEHFEAQEAALEAEVRLHASLSGTPGFGVAAMAWSEPLLVGGSLSISTLTAVTPAGFVVDVPGNAVLPPFSLEGTGRAEVTVYLHVMGDTTSAEGVRLYTEDPPMLERVLRRLRLSAEPVLDGAIDTLPLALFHRDTEGLWMLAEELVPPLLLVGPHPFLGALLSRLDSLLEQARLQLIARLSDSYLRTDRLTNARRALCEVQRLQAMRSDMQRHISPHPYAFFDALRSLYFEACCYLELMPDRNLPAYQHDAPGKGFLRWLELLTRALQPEATRVTHRSFEPRDGQFIFAPLPPEVLESGELYLLVQRRQAGEPLPVDGVKLAGPSRLATVRRMALKGIPFNHVPHPSFPHALGPEIDWYQLVQGEEWQFALRENGLAFYTTPALQGAQVSLFWRRA